In a single window of the Anaplasma platys genome:
- a CDS encoding aminopeptidase P family protein, producing the protein MGNDGMYLRLRDFRVIMEAHGLEAFLLQNTDEYQSEQVPDNLQRVRWLSGFSGSNAMLIVCRRGKNKFYTDGRYALQADIEVDKDYFDVYDLSKTSPADWLSENLPDGKVVGYDGELFSLRQIKKYEKFCLKMLPFIAIDQMWHRCKAVPQQIVEHSIEFTGLASCDKRATLASNMGDCEAVLITDTDAISWLLNIRNLAFKYNPTVLSRAILYCDGSADLFVADVAGVKIENPGVNVRPMDELLNVLKGLNNLAVDEATIPMSIFCEIKDRVSSIGRESPCSVAKATKNATEIAGMKKAHIRDGVAIVNFLYWLENKIACGETVTELDASHKVSEFRGQQEMFLGESFETISGYRGNGAIVHYRASESSNKVIEPDGLYLVDSGGQYCDGTTDITRTVAVGSPTIEEMTNFTLVLKGFISLARAVFPEGTAGGSLDVLARQHLWREGLDYGHSTGHGVGSFLSVHEGPQAIALRNTVGLLPGMVLSNEPGYYKQGAYGIRVENLMYVERGSDGFCKFQQLTCVPIDKKMIMRNMLSDEEREFIDRYHSFVYESIASRLDGQVKSWLDDACKRL; encoded by the coding sequence ATGGGAAATGATGGCATGTATTTGAGATTGCGGGATTTCAGGGTGATCATGGAGGCTCATGGCCTTGAGGCCTTCTTGCTGCAGAATACCGACGAATATCAATCTGAACAAGTGCCAGATAATTTACAGCGCGTGCGGTGGCTAAGCGGCTTTAGTGGCTCAAATGCCATGCTTATAGTGTGCAGGAGAGGAAAAAACAAATTTTATACCGATGGCAGATATGCGCTGCAGGCAGACATAGAAGTAGATAAAGATTATTTTGATGTCTATGACCTAAGTAAAACTAGTCCGGCTGATTGGCTTAGTGAAAACTTGCCGGATGGTAAGGTAGTAGGCTATGATGGCGAGTTGTTTTCTCTGAGACAGATAAAAAAGTACGAAAAGTTTTGTTTGAAAATGCTGCCGTTCATAGCAATAGACCAGATGTGGCACCGTTGTAAGGCGGTACCGCAGCAAATTGTAGAGCATTCCATAGAGTTTACGGGTCTTGCCAGTTGTGACAAAAGAGCCACGCTGGCTTCTAACATGGGTGACTGTGAGGCGGTACTAATTACGGATACTGACGCAATTTCCTGGCTTCTCAATATACGCAACCTTGCGTTCAAATATAACCCCACGGTGTTATCCAGAGCCATTTTGTACTGTGATGGGAGTGCCGACCTTTTTGTTGCTGATGTTGCGGGGGTGAAGATTGAGAATCCTGGAGTTAATGTGCGCCCGATGGATGAGCTTTTGAATGTGTTAAAGGGTCTGAATAACCTTGCAGTGGATGAGGCGACAATTCCGATGTCGATATTTTGTGAAATCAAAGACAGAGTGTCCTCAATAGGGAGAGAAAGCCCGTGTTCTGTAGCAAAGGCTACGAAAAACGCCACAGAAATTGCCGGCATGAAAAAGGCGCACATCAGAGACGGCGTGGCCATCGTGAACTTTCTCTACTGGTTGGAAAATAAGATTGCATGTGGGGAAACAGTTACTGAGCTTGATGCTTCGCACAAGGTGAGCGAGTTTCGTGGTCAGCAAGAGATGTTTTTGGGCGAGAGTTTTGAAACAATTTCTGGCTACAGGGGGAATGGGGCCATTGTTCACTATCGGGCCAGTGAGAGCAGTAACAAGGTCATAGAACCCGATGGTCTGTATTTGGTGGATTCAGGTGGGCAATATTGTGATGGGACGACTGATATAACCAGAACAGTTGCTGTGGGATCTCCCACGATAGAAGAAATGACAAATTTCACTCTGGTATTAAAAGGTTTTATATCGTTGGCGAGAGCAGTGTTTCCTGAAGGTACCGCTGGGGGATCCTTAGACGTTTTGGCACGCCAACATCTCTGGCGTGAAGGGTTAGATTACGGGCACTCAACAGGACATGGAGTGGGCAGTTTCCTATCAGTTCATGAGGGGCCGCAGGCTATTGCGCTCAGGAATACGGTGGGGCTGCTGCCGGGCATGGTGCTATCCAATGAGCCTGGGTACTACAAGCAAGGTGCATACGGTATTAGGGTTGAAAACCTGATGTACGTTGAAAGAGGAAGCGATGGTTTTTGTAAATTTCAGCAGCTTACTTGCGTTCCAATAGACAAAAAGATGATCATGCGTAATATGCTTAGCGATGAGGAGAGAGAATTTATAGATCGCTATCACAGCTTTGTTTACGAGTCTATTGCTTCTCGCCTGGACGGGCAGGTGAAAAGTTGGCTCGATGACGCGTGTAAGCGTCTGTGA